The window cgaccctccaactcttaaaaccggtgcaatttgactccctcagtggttttggagagcggtttcgctgacgtggcgcctatgtggcacttaggtggcattagaaataaaaaatatgtgtgagACCCATTTGTCATCCACCAAAGTatgggtgggacccacataaaccatgcttcctcatcctccctctctctctttctcttcggcaagcggcggcggcagtcggCGGGCGGCAGTGGTGGGTGGCGGCGGGAGGGCAGGCGggcgggcgagggcggcggcaacTCGTGGCAGTGGGAGGACGAGGGGAACGGTGGCGGGCGGGAGAagcacgccgcggcggcgacttcGACTTTGACTCCTgcaatggcgatggcgatggcggcgtggtCGGCGGCGAAGCGGCCGAAGAGGAACTTGGATACCTCGGTGACCAGCCCCTTTCTCGCATAGCACGTGCCTGGAAAAGGCGTGGTCGCGGACGACGACGAAACCGCGCGGCCCCACGGCGAGGCCGAACCGCGGAACCActcgaggagagggaggagggagagcgcGCCGCTGAGGAGGTCGCCTCACGCCATCACCCCGCTACGCGGCTGTCCACCGAGAGGAGAAGCGCCATGATCcggtcgccgcggccgccgcttcccctcgtCCTCCCTCTGCcacgagcagccgccgccggctccccacATCCTCCCACTAccacaagccgccgccgccagttcCCGCCCACCGGCCCCGGCCCGTCCCTCAGCCACTActcgcaccgccgccggctcccctcgtcctcccactgccacgagccaccgccgccctcaccCGCccaccctcccgccgccgccggctccccatGTCCTCCCACTGCCAcaagccgtcgccgccctcatccgcccgccctcccgccgtcgccaccggctCCCGCCTGCCGGTCCCCGTCCCTCAGCCGCCGCTCGCACCGCCACCGACTCCCCTCGTCCTCCCATTGCGacgagctgccgccgccctcacccgcccgccctcccgccgccgccgctggttgccgccaccgccagccccCATCcctcagccgccgctcgccgaagagtatgagagagagggaggatgaggagagcATGGttttatgtgggccccacatgtcaatgggTCCCACCCATACTTTTGGTGGATGACAAATaggtcccacacatattttttatttctaatgccacctaagcgccacgtcaacgccacatggaaagaagaccgagtcaatactgccacgtaggcgccacgtcagcgaaatcgccctccaaaaccgccgagggagtcaaatgacaccggttttaagagttgaggggtcgagatatccggttttgcggtttagggtcacggattagatttcgatcacttttgagggtcacaaagtgaacttattcctagctGAAAACCCATAAATTGGTGGTACTAGCAAGGCCCATGTAGGGTCTTGGAGATGGAAAATGAAACATGACATGGCCAGAAAAAAAGAGTATTGCCAACaagtgccaaaattttgacatatcCTTTTGAAAAAAGAACTTACATCGTATCAAAACATTGATGCTAAGATTCTGTTCCAAAACGTAAAGAAACAAAAAGGATAAATATTATGTAAGGTAAGTTTAACTTCGAAGtttaaaaatacaataaaattgATAACATATGATTCTTTAAAACTTGAACTAGATGAGGACCACGCTACTAcgttagtgaaaaaaaaagggagacaGGAGATTCAAGTCTTGAACCTTTGGGTAGAAACAAAAGGTCTCTACAGCCGGGCTATGCATGTGACGCTGAGTTTAGATTACATGGCAAATAGGTGCCACCTTAGTTTGGCGCTAATGGTCTTTACAATTAATTTTCGATACGATctattttataaatatgttttgaggatcaatttgtcaaaaatttCGGCAACAAACGTGCAAAAAAGAAAGTTTCCGAGCTTAGCTTTCACCTAGAAAGAGGAAAGAAGAAATGAAACGGCAGTTTGCCCTCTTTGTCTGTTCTGgtttctgaaaaaaatatcGAAGTGAAAAAAATCTAACCGGTTTCTCTGGCTGTAAACCAAGCCACTGATTACTGAAAAGTAGCTGCATAACTAACCGGACATCGCCGTAGCAGACTAGCAGCAGCCAGGAGCCCAGGAGGCCAGGAGTGTGCGTGGGACGGCGATTGTCACCCGCACGCGCGCCAAGTCGGAGAGAAAGCCAAAGTGAGAGGAGCCTTCTTTCACGCATCAGCTTCGCGCCGtacagccgccgccgcatgccacaTCGCACGCTCCGGCGCCACGAGGTTGCTGCGCTTTCTCGGCCAATTGGACCCCCTGCCGACTTGGACCCGTCTCGGCCGTCGATCTCTCTTGGCGACGGAAGATAAAGGAGTGGATTTCATCGGGTTAACGTGCTTGTTTTTACCACCGTGTCACTGACTCACTTTGCCTGTGTGTACGCCGAACTGAACAATCTCATCTTTTGGCTCCTGCCGCTCCACAACAAGCTCGGTAACTCAGTTCAAACTGCACAGGTTGCGCTGCACTAGTAGTACACTACTAGCTACAAGGTCTGAACTTGTGAGCTTTCCATCATTTGTTGCAGAAACGCCACAAAATTCAGTCAAATCCGACCAAAATCCAGCGAAACTGacagaagaaaacaaaacagaGGGGAAAGGCCACGAACATAAGAAggaatatactactactattcTTATATGGGCCAAATTCTTTCTTGCCACACAAGCAAGGCCCAAGACGACAGGCACCGCAGGAAAGAGCCCCAAgcccccaaccaaacaaaaagatCCAAGCCGAAGCGCACCGTCTCGCCTTCTCTCCTCGCCTCGCCCTATCCGTTCCTCGTTATAACTCACCTTCCTCCCCATCTCATATCCCCAAATTTCACTTCGCTCGAAATCCCCGAATCCAATCCGAACCGGCAGCGGCAGCCATGACGCCCTCCGCCCTCGCCCACCtagcctccgcctcgccgctccCCGCCTTCTCCCCCAAGCCCAGGGCGAGGCCCGGCTCGGCGGCGGGGCCCGCGCTGCGgcggctggcggtggcggcgccggcgccgcgggcgTACTTCTCGTCGTCGCCCATGCCGTaccagccgcagccgcagcagccgGCGGGGTACTCGTCGCACCAGGCGTTCGGCCTGGTGCCGATGGTCATCGAGACCACCTCGCGCGGGGAGAGGGCGTACGACATCTTCTCGCGCCTGCTCAAGGAGCGGATCGTGCTCATCCACGGGCCAATCGCCGACGAGACCGCCTCGCTCGTCGTCGCGCAGCTGCTCTTCCTCGAGTCGGAGAACCCGCTCAAGCCGGTCCACCTCTACATCAACTCCCCGGGCGGGGTCGTCACCGCGGGGCTCGCGATCTACGACACCATGCAGTACATCCGCTGCCCCGTCACCACGCTCTGCATCGGCCAGGCCGCGTCCATGGGCTCcctcctgctcgccgccggcgcgcgcggggagcgcCGGGCGCTGCCCAACGCGCGGGTCATGATTCACCAGCCATCCGGGGGCGCGCAGGGCCAGGCCACCGACATCGCCATCCAGGCCAAGGAGATTCTCAAGCTGCGCGACCGCCTCAACAAGATCTACCAGAAGCACACCGGCCAGGAGATCGACAAGATCGAGCAGTGCATGGAGCGCGACCTCTTCATGGACCCCGAGGAGGCGCGCGATTGGGGGCTCATCGACGAGGTAATTGAGAACCGCCCCGCGTCCCTGATACCCGAGGGCGCCACTGGCGTTGACCTGCCGCACCACAGCGCCGCTGGCGTCGGCGGAAGGGGCAGAGATGTCGAGGAGCCCTCCGCGGTGTGAGCTGTGGCCGCAAAGGTGAAACCTTTTCGTGTCCCATGGccatgttgttgttgttattagatcCAAGGTTCAGTTCTTATACTACATAAACTTAACTTGTTATTATTCAGGTTGCCACTTGTTATTCAGGTTGCCGATGTGTTCGGCTCCTTACATGTTGTCTTGATTGCCTGAATTGAGCTACTGCTGATATTTATTGCAAATCTAAGGAAATTTTATTCCTTCCATACTGATAACTTCGTAAGGTCCTTTGTATTGTTGTATCTCAACTGCAAATTCCTCCTTGCCAAGGCATAGTTTTGCGTTCTGCCTAACATTAGGGGTTAGAGCGTATATGTTCATTCGGTTGTCTCAGTGACCAATTAGTTTTCATTAAGATGTCCATGTTGATCATTCAGTGTGGTCTTGTTTGATTTAAGGGAGTTGATTGTCTCTTACTTTGCCCTGGTGGTTTAGGCCTTCTATCAAAACAATATGAATTTGTGTGCTATCTAAAAATTATGATTGATACTGTGATGTTCTGATTCACTAAAAGGTATTTTCAGTTTCCTGACTACACAGGAAGCCTCAgaagttacttttttttttaaacctaaGCCAGCCGAGCTGGTTTTATATTTCAGAAGGGGAGCACTGTACAGGGCCTCAGAAGTTACTTACTTGAGACTTGTTTGTTAGGCTGTCAGAATGGAGCACAGTGttcattttttagataatggagcACAGTGTTCATAGATGGCTGGAGTAATCGACTAATAAGAAAAGGGTTTATGATGTAAACTAGCTGAAAGGTTTGACCATCTTTTGGTCACCAGACATATAGTAGATAATCAATTTAGATCTGGATAAGTTTTGAGCTGGAACTCCATGTCAGCCATACTAGTGTTTTGACATTCATCATTGCAGTTCTGGGCATTGTAGCGGAAGGAGTCATTTGACTTTTGATTCTTATGAAGCTAGGAAAGATGATCTGAATCTTAAAGTAGTTAAACATGACAAGTTTGGTATATTACAAACTTGCATAATTTTGTTTAATATTCACTATTCTGTGATCAAAATTGTTGCATTTATGTAGTACTCCATAAACTATGATCTGCATATGAACTAGACCAAGTTACAGAAGTGGATTGTTTTTAATGAATTGATGCTTGGGGCTTAACAGGCATGGAGCCTGATGCTTTTTATAACTTCAGAGCATCATCGTATGAATCGGGAAAGCAGAGGTTCCACGATCACTTGTTCATCCCAACCTGGATGGGTGGATCATTGAATTATACCTGCACATACTTGGTTTAGTCCAAATGCAGGTAATCGATTTGTATATGAACACAATTGGATGAGACGGAGATTCTGTAAGGTCCTTCAAATTGAGGATTCACCAATTCACCATATCCACCTATTCTGATGTAAATGGATACCTTCTTACCGGTATATTCCATAGTGACATGTTTGAAATTCCATTCTTGTGTATTTATCTGATGCCATTTTGGTTAGGCCTTTCGCCCTGGTaaaatgacttttttttaatccaatGTCTGGTTACTTTAGCCTTTTGCACTGAAcacctagtttttttttaatgaggACATTACGTCCTTCAGAGCAGTTTCATCATCGGAGCATACCCAGGGTTTCCCTGAACATACCACACACTTAACCGATTACAGAGGTTCGCTTGGCTTGATGAACTACGAGGAGTTCCCAACTTGACTATCATGCCGTCGCGGCTTTGCTTCAGTGAAGAGCAAGTTTCATTATCCAGACTAATTTAAAATAAGTGAAGCACGAATAGGAAACTGAGAATAATAGAACATCGGTTAGGTGAAGAACAATGTCGTATCAAACGAGCAGGAAATAGCACTGTTGCTGGTGATGCTTAACTAATTTAGGAAGAGATTATGCAGGGCTCAAGAAAAGTATATGGATACAAATACCATTGTCCGAAACATGGAACTTCTTCCTTTCGGTACTGGAATCTAAGCATCAGGGCATGTAGAAAATGCGCCATGCCCTCTCATAGCATCTTCATGCAAGgtgctactccctctattccaaaatataacaacttttagcactTAGAATttatccaaaatataacaatttttccACCAATAAAATTACAATCCTCCACCATttacttttcccacctacctccattACTCATTcaatcacaactctccaccaCTCACTTTACCTACTTTCTTAGTAACCGTGTCCAACCTACTTTCTTAGTAACCGTGTCCAAcgctaaaatttcttatattctggaacggaggaagtattacaTAATAAAAGTATCCTTATAAATATCCTCTTCTCCAATTTAGAAGTTCGTTCATATACCTTACGGATTTCCTACTAAAGCAGCATATGTCTACGAGCCCCATCGTTTACCCTAAAAAGAATAAcccaaaatcaaaatttaaatttgaaaacttaattttaagatattctCAACGTAATTTCTCTTTCCATATTGGTTTTTATATTGCTAAGAATACATATAAAAATCTTACACATAAATTATTATCTTTTTCTAATAATCTATTACAACCTATAATAAGCTTTTAGGTAACCGATGAGACCCGAAATGTTAAAATCAGGTAATTGTTCGTTCTGGAAAAAGATCAGCTAATTgcaaaaagtaaaaataaaataaaatgcagaGCCGACCCAAACAGTAACGGGCTAAAGTCCACGAAGATGTGGGGGCGGCCCAATTCCCGACGCCAAAACCCTTCTTCTCACCCACCACCAGTAGACTGATCGCCGCCTCCTGATTCCCGAAGCTCTCAACCTCACCGCTACGCCGGCCGCTGGCGTCGTCGCGCTCTTCTCGCCCCGGCCCGCGCGACCAGACAAGCACAGCGGCcagcggccgccaccgccagccaagccaagccaaagCAGGCATGGGCTCCCTCTTCATCAGGTTCCAAGAGGTACACACGCTTTCTCTCTTCGCCGTCTACATCCCCCCGCAAACCATCACCTCCGGATCCCGATCTGCTCCTTGCGCGAGCGAGAGAAGCGCCGTGGATCCGGTTAACACGCGGATTTCTTTTTTGTTTATGCTTGTGGAATCTGGTGGCATTTTGATTGTAACTAGGCTGTGGGCAATCTAGTTTGTATAGTTGCAAGTCATTGTTTTACCTCTGTTGCGCTCTCCGTCGTCCCTGCCTTTCTTTCGTagaatttcttcactttcttGTGTTGATTCGGTTGATGTGTGCTTGACTTCGGCACACTCTTTCTAATGCCGACTCAAATGACTAAATGAATGCAGTGCTTGTCCCATCGAACAACATTATGATATTCATTTTGTcggtactttttttttgttccaattCATTAACTGATGCATTTCCAGGCTGTCAAAACACTGGCTAAGAATCCGATGTTTGCTAACAATCGATTGTTTGCTCGAGATCCAAGGCATCTCCAATTCGAAGCTGACGTAAATCGCCTGTTTCTCTACACCAGGTTTGCCAATATCTGAAGAAAAATACCAGTTCCTTTTCACTGTAATATGCCGCAGATGGATATCCAGTTATGTGTATGCAGCATGTAGTTTTTGTGTTTCCGTAAATAACGAACACCTGAAACCACTATTTCAAATTTAGTTTAAATAATGTAAACCTCTAATAAGCAATAAAAGCAATTAAGGTAGTCGTTGGATTCTCATAGTTTAGATGCTACACACACTTGATCTTCTTGAAACCCTTTGGTTAGACATGTGCATCTTTCAAACTCTTCTGTTATCAGCAACTGGCGGATCATCCCactaaaatatatgatttattaTTACTATGTTCAAAATGTTAATTCACCACAGCCTTTCAACTGCATTATGAAGATGACTATTTTCCTAACCTGAGTTCTTTTCGATGTGTGCTCAGCTATTACCGTTTGGGGGCTAATGCTGAAGAGAAGGACGCAGAGGAGATTATTGACATGGCTAGCAAAGCTTCTGTTTCTGAGCAGCAGAAGCAAGTACAGGAGAATGTTCACTATCAACTTACAAATATGTGTCAAGCAATGGATAGCATTCTTCTTCCTGATACAAAAAATGGTGCTTCAGAAGCTAATAATTATCCTCGGCGTAGTGGGTTGAGTTTCGCTGTTGGCACAGGAGTTGCATCTGCAAACAAGCCAGGTAATTTGTTCTAACTAAATGCATTGAATTAGTACATCCGCAGTTCTCCACTTGCATACAGTATCAGTCAAAATTGGTTAGTACATTATGTGTTTGCATAAGTACCATTAGTAACTGAtacttttgactttttttttgcaccaaAGCATACTTCTGAGTTCAAATATGACAATCACAGTACAGTGCCTGTGTTTTCATTTCAAATCTTGATCATTCGTTGGAAAGGGACGAAGTATAATATTGTTCATCAGATATGACAAGTACTTGCTTGGCTAGCAAACTGCCTATTTTTGTGTACTTCGCTTATGCTTCAGTTTTACGTACCATGATTTAACATCCTTAATCAATTTTGTGCTGCTGAAGTAGGCTAAACAGAAATAAGTATATGCATTATGTTAACCCCATATCTCTGTTTGCAGCGAAATTTTTGTGTTCATCATGTTTGTTACATTTGGAGACACAGTTACACTTACATATTTCCTTTTATGAGTTGAATCCTGAGAAGCTTAGTTCTGATCCATTTACTCTGCAGTGCAGATGTCCCTTCTACTAGGCCTTTAAATCGCGCTGAATTGTCAAATAAATTTAGGGATCACTTTCAATACACCCTTGACATCAGGCCGTCACAAATCCCTCACAAAGATGCAGGGCAAGGTCTGTTCTTATCTGGAGAAACTAATGCTGGTGCTGTCCTAGCCATCTACCCTGGAGTTGTATATTCACCTGCTTATTATCGATATATCCCTGGATACCCAAAAATCGACGCGTGCAACAACTATCTGATCACAAGGTATGATGGAACAATAATTGATGCCAAACCATGGCAATTAGGTGGTGATAGCAGAGAAATATGGGATGGCTCAGATTTGGTGGATTACAATGCAGTGCCATCCAAAAGCCAAGAGAGCAACTCTGATAGGGCATGGAGGATGCTCAGCAAGCCTCTGAAGAAGGGTCACACTGAAAATTTTGGGGAAGTGCTTGAACGACGAAACCCACTCGCTTTTGGTCACTTTGCAAACCATCCACCAAAAGGGTCAACTCCCAATGTCATGATCTGCCCATATGATTTTCCATTGACAGAGAAGGACATGAGAGTCTACATCCCTAACATTACTTTTGGTGGTGAAGAAGAGCCCGTTACAATGAAACGATTTGGTTCATTCTGGTTCAAGTCTGGACGTTCTGGTAATCAGGAAGGGGAGTCTCCAGTTCTGAAGACTCTAGTGCTGGTGAGTACAAGGTCCATATGTGATGAAGAGCTCTTCCTGAACTACCGGTACAGCAACTCGAAGAAGCGACCAGAGTGGTATATCCCAGTTGATGAAGAAGAGGATAAGAGACGATGGAGCTAGTTTTGCACATCTTAGCTGTGAGCCTGTAACAATTCTTCCTGCATTGCTTTCTAACAATTATTTTTGTCCCGGTGTCGATCGGCAAATTGCAACTGGGAGTGATTTAGCTTCTGAAGTGAGATGGCAATTTTATTATGCTCATCTGGAGTCCTTGATCTTAATTACCATTTTGGTAGAGTGCCTGTTCTATACTCTTCTCACAAGGCTTTTGTAATGCATAAAAAATATGAGTACCAAACTACCAGTTACATGGTCATTAGTCCTGGGAACTATGTGTTCTTAATCCCAATATTCTTACGGGGAAATAATTCATCAATGGTTATGGATATATCATTACGGTTGCTAAATAAGTACTATCATATGGTTGTGCATAGAAAAGGGAATCCTGACATTTTTGCTGCCTGCCTTTCGTTGTTTTCTTATATGTAACAAGTACAAAACTTATTTCCTTATTGAATTGATTTACCTTTTAATCTGACTGTCAAGTACTAGAGTTGTCCTAGAATGTTCGCCAGCTAGTTTTGGCATTTCAA of the Oryza sativa Japonica Group chromosome 2, ASM3414082v1 genome contains:
- the LOC4330071 gene encoding uncharacterized protein, whose amino-acid sequence is MTPSALAHLASASPLPAFSPKPRARPGSAAGPALRRLAVAAPAPRAYFSSSPMPYQPQPQQPAGYSSHQAFGLVPMVIETTSRGERAYDIFSRLLKERIVLIHGPIADETASLVVAQLLFLESENPLKPVHLYINSPGGVVTAGLAIYDTMQYIRCPVTTLCIGQAASMGSLLLAAGARGERRALPNARVMIHQPSGGAQGQATDIAIQAKEILKLRDRLNKIYQKHTGQEIDKIEQCMERDLFMDPEEARDWGLIDEVIENRPASLIPEGATGVDLPHHSAAGVGGRGRDVEEPSAV
- the LOC4330072 gene encoding uncharacterized protein → MGSLFIRFQEAVKTLAKNPMFANNRLFARDPRHLQFEADVNRLFLYTSYYRLGANAEEKDAEEIIDMASKASVSEQQKQVQENVHYQLTNMCQAMDSILLPDTKNGASEANNYPRRSGLSFAVGTGVASANKPDVPSTRPLNRAELSNKFRDHFQYTLDIRPSQIPHKDAGQGLFLSGETNAGAVLAIYPGVVYSPAYYRYIPGYPKIDACNNYLITRYDGTIIDAKPWQLGGDSREIWDGSDLVDYNAVPSKSQESNSDRAWRMLSKPLKKGHTENFGEVLERRNPLAFGHFANHPPKGSTPNVMICPYDFPLTEKDMRVYIPNITFGGEEEPVTMKRFGSFWFKSGRSGNQEGESPVLKTLVLVSTRSICDEELFLNYRYSNSKKRPEWYIPVDEEEDKRRWS